The following are from one region of the Flavimobilis soli genome:
- a CDS encoding glycerol-3-phosphate dehydrogenase/oxidase, which produces MSVSGTSTRLTPSTREASLEALRQSATTPLDVLVIGGGVTGAGIALDAVTRGLSTAIVEAQDWASGTSSRSSKLVHGGLRYLQMLDFHLVKEALTERDLLINKLAPHLVKPVSFLYPLEHKVWERAYVGAGVALYDGLATLAPGKRAMPWHRHLSRKGMERLFPDLRHDAAVGALRYWDASVDDARLVSTLVRTAAGYGAHAASRTQVVELTKNARGRIDGAVLQDLETGEKITTKARHVINATGVWTEDTEALAGGSGGLRVLASKGIHIVVPRDRIRGKVGLILQTEKSVLFVIPWSRYWVIGTTDTPWEQELTHPVATAADIDYVLDHANAVLAEPLTRDDIIGTWAGLRPLLQPGTKEGTSSAKVSREHTVASPEPGLTVIAGGKLTTYRVMAEDAVDFALGAEASQLPSVTSKTPLLGAVGLEAQRNWARTHASTYGWSNAMLDHLFHRYGALVADIVALCEEDPSLAKPLEHAPAYLRAEISYAASHEGVLHLEDVMLHRTRLVYEERDRGLGAVPEIVDIIAPILGWDDERKAAEIASYTARAEAEEAASHDLDDATAEQTRLKAADISPMTTLSSR; this is translated from the coding sequence ATGTCAGTCTCCGGCACGTCCACCCGTCTGACCCCCAGCACCCGCGAGGCCTCGCTCGAGGCGCTCCGTCAGAGCGCCACCACCCCGCTCGACGTCCTGGTCATCGGCGGCGGCGTGACCGGCGCCGGCATCGCCCTCGACGCCGTGACCCGCGGCCTGAGCACCGCCATCGTCGAGGCCCAGGACTGGGCCTCCGGCACGTCGAGCCGCTCGTCGAAGCTTGTGCACGGCGGCCTGCGCTACCTGCAGATGCTCGACTTCCACCTCGTGAAGGAGGCGCTCACCGAGCGCGACCTCCTCATCAACAAGCTGGCCCCGCACCTGGTCAAGCCCGTGTCGTTCCTCTACCCGCTCGAGCACAAGGTCTGGGAGCGCGCCTACGTCGGTGCCGGCGTCGCCCTCTACGACGGTCTCGCCACCCTCGCCCCGGGCAAGCGGGCCATGCCGTGGCACCGCCACCTGAGCCGCAAGGGCATGGAGCGTCTCTTCCCCGACCTGCGCCACGACGCCGCCGTCGGCGCGCTGCGGTACTGGGACGCGAGCGTCGACGACGCCCGCCTCGTCTCGACCCTCGTGCGCACCGCCGCGGGCTACGGCGCCCACGCCGCGAGCCGCACCCAGGTCGTCGAGCTCACGAAGAACGCCCGTGGCCGCATCGACGGCGCCGTCCTCCAGGACCTCGAGACCGGCGAGAAGATCACCACGAAGGCGCGCCACGTCATCAACGCGACCGGCGTCTGGACCGAGGACACCGAGGCGCTCGCCGGAGGCTCCGGCGGCCTGCGCGTCCTCGCGTCGAAGGGCATCCACATCGTCGTCCCCCGGGACCGCATCCGCGGCAAGGTCGGCCTGATCCTCCAGACCGAGAAGTCCGTCCTCTTCGTGATCCCGTGGTCGCGCTACTGGGTCATCGGCACGACCGACACCCCGTGGGAGCAGGAGCTCACGCACCCGGTCGCGACCGCCGCTGACATCGACTACGTCCTCGACCACGCGAACGCCGTCCTCGCGGAGCCGCTGACCCGCGACGACATCATCGGCACATGGGCGGGCCTGCGCCCGCTCCTGCAGCCGGGCACCAAGGAGGGCACGTCGTCGGCCAAGGTGTCGCGTGAGCACACCGTCGCCTCACCCGAGCCGGGCCTCACCGTCATCGCGGGCGGCAAGCTCACGACCTACCGGGTCATGGCCGAGGACGCTGTCGACTTCGCGCTCGGCGCGGAGGCGAGCCAGCTCCCGTCGGTGACGTCCAAGACGCCGCTGCTCGGCGCCGTCGGCCTCGAGGCCCAGCGCAACTGGGCGCGCACCCACGCATCCACGTACGGCTGGTCGAACGCGATGCTGGACCATCTCTTCCACCGCTACGGCGCGCTCGTCGCGGACATCGTCGCGCTGTGCGAGGAAGACCCGAGCCTCGCCAAGCCGCTCGAGCACGCACCCGCGTACCTCCGCGCCGAGATCTCCTACGCCGCGAGCCACGAGGGTGTCCTCCACCTCGAGGACGTGATGCTCCACCGCACGCGCCTCGTCTACGAGGAGCGCGACCGTGGCCTGGGTGCCGTCCCCGAGATCGTCGACATCATCGCCCCGATCCTGGGGTGGGACGACGAGCGCAAGGCCGCGGAGATCGCGTCCTACACCGCGCGCGCCGAGGCCGAGGAGGCTGCCTCCCACGACCTCGACGACGCGACCGCTGAGCAGACCCGCCTCAAGGCGGCTGACATCAGCCCGATGACCACGCTCAGCTCTCGCTGA
- a CDS encoding MIP/aquaporin family protein: MTLTDIFVSEVIGTALLILLGAGVVANVVLPKNKGFNAGWVVITFGWGLAVYAGVWAAWKSGAHLNPAVTFGIIANGQDNYVDGVPVNLTSTLVYLAGEMIGAFIGAVLAYLAYKKHFDDPDADSGSKLAVFSTGPAIRSHGWNVVTEALGTFVLVFVILQFGNSPHELGPLAVALLVVGIGMSLGGPTGYAINPARDLAPRIAHAILPIKGKGSSDWNYAWVPVVGPIIGGVLAGLLATAVA; the protein is encoded by the coding sequence ATGACACTGACCGACATCTTCGTCTCCGAGGTGATCGGCACTGCGCTCCTGATCCTCCTCGGAGCCGGAGTCGTAGCCAACGTCGTCCTCCCCAAGAACAAGGGCTTCAACGCGGGATGGGTCGTCATCACCTTCGGATGGGGCCTCGCCGTCTACGCCGGCGTGTGGGCCGCATGGAAGTCTGGCGCACACCTCAACCCCGCCGTCACGTTCGGCATCATCGCGAACGGCCAGGACAACTACGTCGACGGCGTTCCCGTCAACCTCACGAGCACCCTCGTCTACCTCGCCGGTGAGATGATCGGCGCCTTCATCGGTGCGGTCCTCGCGTACCTCGCGTACAAGAAGCACTTCGACGACCCGGACGCCGACTCTGGCTCGAAGCTCGCGGTGTTCTCGACCGGCCCGGCGATCCGTTCCCACGGCTGGAACGTCGTCACGGAGGCCCTCGGCACGTTCGTGCTCGTGTTCGTCATCCTCCAGTTCGGCAACTCGCCGCACGAGCTCGGCCCGCTCGCCGTCGCGCTCCTCGTGGTCGGTATCGGCATGAGCCTCGGTGGTCCCACCGGCTACGCCATCAACCCTGCACGTGACCTCGCCCCGCGCATCGCTCACGCCATCCTCCCGATCAAGGGCAAGGGCTCGAGCGACTGGAACTACGCCTGGGTGCCGGTCGTCGGCCCGATCATCGGCGGCGTTCTCGCCGGCCTCCTGGCCACCGCCGTCGCCTGA